A single window of Streptomyces griseoviridis DNA harbors:
- a CDS encoding extracellular solute-binding protein has protein sequence MRRGTAATALVASLALAATACGGSDSGDKASGPVTITWWDTSNATNEAPTYKALVKEFEAANKDVKVKYVNVPFDQAQNKFDTAAGSQGAPDILRSEVGWTPAFAKKGFFLPLDGTEALKDQAKFQSSLITQAQYEGKTYGVPLVTDTLALVYNKALFAKAGVEAPKTWDGLKKAAATIQAKTGVDGYWGSTQAYYAQSFLYGEGTDTVDAAAKKVTVDSPAAKKAYGTWLSLFDGKGLHKADTTADAYAHIQDAFVNGKVAAIVQGPWEITNFYNGSAFKDKANLGIATVPAGSTGKAGAPTGGHNLSVYAGSDAAHQKAALKFVNFMTSAKSQSAIALKNSTLPTRDDAYTAEVKADPGIAGFQGVLAAAQPRPALPEYSSLWGPLDTELPKIAGGKESLDKGLGNAELAIAKLVPDFSK, from the coding sequence ATGCGGCGTGGCACAGCGGCCACAGCGCTGGTGGCGTCCCTCGCCCTCGCGGCGACGGCCTGCGGCGGGAGCGACAGCGGCGACAAGGCCTCGGGCCCGGTGACGATCACCTGGTGGGACACCTCGAACGCCACCAACGAGGCGCCCACGTACAAGGCCCTCGTCAAGGAGTTCGAGGCCGCCAACAAGGACGTCAAGGTCAAGTACGTCAACGTCCCCTTCGACCAGGCGCAGAACAAGTTCGACACCGCCGCCGGTTCCCAGGGCGCCCCGGACATCCTGCGCTCCGAGGTCGGCTGGACCCCCGCCTTCGCCAAGAAGGGCTTCTTCCTGCCGCTCGACGGCACCGAGGCCCTCAAGGACCAGGCCAAGTTCCAGTCCAGCCTGATCACGCAGGCCCAGTACGAGGGCAAGACCTACGGCGTCCCGCTGGTCACCGACACCCTCGCGCTCGTCTACAACAAGGCCCTCTTCGCGAAGGCGGGCGTCGAGGCGCCGAAGACCTGGGACGGCCTGAAGAAGGCCGCCGCCACCATCCAGGCGAAGACCGGCGTCGACGGCTACTGGGGCTCCACCCAGGCCTACTACGCGCAGTCCTTCCTCTACGGCGAGGGCACCGACACCGTCGACGCCGCGGCCAAGAAGGTCACCGTCGACTCGCCCGCCGCCAAGAAGGCGTACGGCACCTGGCTGAGCCTCTTCGACGGCAAGGGCCTGCACAAGGCGGACACCACCGCCGACGCCTACGCCCACATCCAGGACGCGTTCGTCAACGGCAAGGTCGCCGCGATCGTCCAGGGCCCGTGGGAGATAACGAACTTCTACAACGGCTCCGCGTTCAAGGACAAGGCCAACCTCGGCATCGCCACCGTCCCGGCCGGCTCCACCGGCAAGGCGGGCGCCCCGACCGGCGGCCACAACCTGTCCGTCTACGCCGGCTCCGACGCCGCCCACCAGAAGGCCGCGCTGAAGTTCGTGAACTTCATGACGTCCGCGAAGTCCCAGTCGGCCATCGCCCTGAAGAACTCCACCCTGCCGACCCGCGACGACGCCTACACCGCCGAGGTCAAGGCCGACCCGGGCATCGCCGGCTTCCAGGGCGTCCTGGCCGCCGCGCAGCCGCGCCCCGCGCTGCCCGAGTACAGCTCCCTGTGGGGTCCGCTGGACACCGAGCTGCCCAAGATCGCCGGCGGCAAGGAGTCCCTGGACAAGGGTCTCGGCAACGCCGAACTCGCCATCGCCAAGCTGGTGCCCGACTTCAGCAAGTGA
- a CDS encoding LacI family DNA-binding transcriptional regulator: MTTRLADIAAQAGVSEATVSRVLNGKPGVAATTRQSVLAALDVLGYERPVRLRQRSEGLVGLITPELENPIFPALAQVIGQALTRQGYTPVLATQTPGGSTEDELTEMLVDRGVAGIIYVSGLHADTTADMERYERLRAQGVPYVLVDGFSPKVQAPFISPDDRAAMTLAVTHLVSLGHTRIGLALGPKRFVPVQRKIDGFVRAMQDQLGLAAQEIESDLVQHSLYTLEGGQAATAALIERGCTAVVCASDMMALGAIRAARQRGHEVPRDISVVGFDDSPLIAFTDPPLTTVRKPVPAMGQAAVRTLLEEIGGTPAPHSEFVFMPELVVRGSTASAPGERNRP; encoded by the coding sequence GTGACCACACGGCTAGCCGACATCGCCGCCCAGGCGGGGGTGAGCGAAGCGACCGTCAGCCGCGTCCTGAACGGGAAGCCGGGCGTCGCCGCCACCACCCGCCAGTCCGTGCTCGCCGCCCTCGACGTGCTGGGCTACGAGCGCCCGGTACGGCTGCGGCAGCGCAGCGAGGGGCTGGTCGGGCTGATCACGCCGGAGCTGGAGAACCCCATCTTCCCCGCGCTGGCCCAGGTCATCGGGCAGGCGCTGACCCGGCAGGGCTACACCCCGGTGCTGGCGACGCAGACGCCGGGCGGGTCGACCGAGGACGAGCTGACCGAGATGCTGGTGGACCGCGGGGTCGCCGGCATCATCTACGTCTCCGGGCTGCACGCGGACACCACGGCCGACATGGAGCGCTACGAGCGGCTGCGGGCGCAGGGCGTGCCGTACGTGCTGGTGGACGGCTTCTCGCCGAAGGTGCAGGCGCCGTTCATCTCGCCGGACGACCGGGCCGCGATGACCCTGGCGGTGACGCACCTCGTCTCCCTCGGCCACACCCGGATCGGCCTGGCGCTCGGCCCGAAGCGGTTCGTGCCCGTGCAGCGCAAGATCGACGGGTTCGTGCGCGCGATGCAGGACCAACTCGGGCTCGCCGCCCAGGAGATCGAGTCGGATCTGGTGCAGCACTCGCTGTACACCCTCGAAGGCGGCCAGGCCGCGACCGCCGCCCTGATCGAGCGGGGCTGCACGGCGGTGGTCTGCGCGAGCGACATGATGGCACTCGGTGCCATCCGGGCGGCCCGGCAGCGGGGCCATGAGGTCCCCCGGGACATCTCGGTGGTCGGCTTCGACGACTCCCCGCTGATCGCGTTCACCGACCCGCCCCTGACCACGGTCCGCAAGCCGGTTCCGGCGATGGGACAGGCGGCGGTCCGCACGCTCCTCGAGGAGATCGGCGGGACACCCGCACCGCACAGCGAGTTCGTGTTCATGCCGGAACTGGTGGTGCGCGGTTCCACCGCGTCGGCGCCCGGGGAACGGAATCGTCCCTAG
- a CDS encoding phosphatase PAP2 family protein, producing the protein MGDSTVTSLEDREPVAVPHSVTGRGGRDLLRRMRTPRRPRLWFEILLIAVSYWTYSLIRNAVPEQRAEALRNADWIWRIEHDLGIAVEDSVNHAVNAVSWLIVGMNYYYATLHFVITLGVLVWLYRCHPGRYAAARLVLFATTGVALVGYYLFPLAPPRLMNGGDFVDTVSVHQTWGSMASGDLKHMSNQYAAMPSMHIGWSLWCGLTIFALASVPWARVLGLLYPAVTLLVIVATANHFWLDAVGGVLCLAFGFAVSRLWYGTLPYRLPRTVPENPPEDRADATPA; encoded by the coding sequence ATGGGTGACTCGACCGTGACCAGTCTGGAAGACCGCGAACCGGTGGCCGTCCCGCACTCCGTCACGGGCCGAGGAGGGCGGGATCTGCTGCGCCGGATGCGCACTCCGCGACGTCCCAGGCTCTGGTTCGAGATCCTGCTGATCGCGGTGAGTTACTGGACGTACTCCCTGATCCGCAACGCGGTTCCGGAACAGCGGGCCGAGGCGCTGCGCAACGCCGACTGGATCTGGCGGATCGAGCACGACCTCGGGATCGCCGTCGAGGACTCGGTCAACCACGCGGTGAACGCGGTGTCCTGGCTGATCGTCGGGATGAACTACTACTACGCGACGCTGCACTTCGTCATCACGCTCGGCGTCCTGGTCTGGCTGTACCGCTGCCATCCGGGACGCTACGCGGCGGCCCGGCTGGTGCTGTTCGCGACGACGGGTGTGGCCCTGGTCGGCTACTACCTGTTCCCGCTCGCCCCGCCCCGGCTGATGAACGGCGGCGACTTCGTCGACACCGTGTCGGTCCACCAGACCTGGGGCTCGATGGCCTCGGGCGATCTGAAGCACATGTCGAACCAGTACGCCGCGATGCCGTCCATGCACATCGGCTGGTCCCTCTGGTGCGGGCTGACGATCTTCGCCCTGGCGAGCGTCCCGTGGGCGCGGGTGCTCGGCCTGCTGTACCCGGCGGTGACGCTGCTGGTCATCGTGGCGACGGCCAACCACTTCTGGCTGGACGCGGTGGGCGGCGTCCTCTGCCTCGCCTTCGGGTTCGCGGTGTCGCGGCTCTGGTACGGCACGCTGCCGTACCGGCTGCCGAGGACGGTGCCGGAGAACCCACCGGAGGACCGGGCCGACGCGACGCCCGCCTGA
- a CDS encoding bifunctional [glutamine synthetase] adenylyltransferase/[glutamine synthetase]-adenylyl-L-tyrosine phosphorylase, whose amino-acid sequence MTAPGRRSSTFTRLLRHGFTDPSAAERLLDSVELAGVRDDPVLLEALGATADPDLALLGLVRLLEAQPGPDRRELLDTVIAAKPLRDRLLGVLGASAALADHLTRHPRDWEVLVTYEPSDLHPGVLEFERGLADAADPVALRVAYRRCLLSIAARDVCGTTDVPQTAAELADLATATLRAALAIASAAAPEDAALCRLAVIAMGKCGGHELNYVSDVDVIFVGEAVEGVDEAKAVPAATRLAAHLMRICSETTVEGSIWPVDANLRPEGRNGPLVRTLSSHLAYYQRWAKTWEFQALLKARPVAGDLDLGAEYIAAVDPLVWQAAERENFVADVQKMRRRVVENIPVAEVDRELKLGPGGLRDVEFAVQMLQLVHGRADPTLRSGTTLDALQALAAGGYVGRADAVQLDDAYRFLRSMEHRIQLYRLRRTHLVPEDHADQRRIGRSLGLRVDPVAELNREWRRHAGVVRRLHEKLFYRPLLDAAAQLAPGEVRLSPKAARERLVALGYVDPAAALRHLEALASGVTRKAAIQRTLLPVLLGWFADSADPDAGLLNFRKVSDALGKTPWYLRLLRDEGAAAENLARVLSAGRLAPDLLMRAPEAVALLGDGPGGGLRPRGRGPLEQEALAAAGRAENAEQGVTAARGVRRRELFRTAALDIVGSYGTDARPAEADQGALVDVVGAAVSDLTGATLAGTLRAVVRAGWGDTLPTRFTIIGMGRFGGHELGYGSDADVLFVHEPREGVPEREASDAANRVVSEMRRLLQVPSADPPLLIDADLRPEGKSGPLVRTLNSYAAYYRRWSLVWEAQALLRAEPVAGDEDLGRRFVDLIAPLRYPAEGLGEDAVREIRRLKARMESERLPRGTDPKLHTKLGPGGLSDVEWTVQLIQMRHGWAEPGLRTTRTREALAAARAAGLLSTEDAETLDEAWVLATRVRNAVMLVRGRAGDTFPTDGRELAAVGRYLGYGSGHVGDMLDAYRRTARRARTVVEELFYGA is encoded by the coding sequence ATGACGGCGCCGGGGCGCAGGAGCAGTACCTTCACGCGGCTGCTTCGGCACGGTTTCACCGACCCGTCCGCCGCCGAACGCCTGCTGGACAGCGTCGAGCTGGCCGGCGTCCGCGACGACCCGGTGCTCCTTGAGGCACTCGGTGCCACCGCCGATCCCGATCTCGCCCTGCTCGGCCTGGTCCGGCTCCTGGAGGCGCAGCCCGGCCCCGACCGCAGGGAACTCCTCGACACGGTCATAGCGGCCAAACCGCTGCGCGACCGCCTGCTCGGCGTCCTCGGCGCCTCCGCCGCCCTCGCCGACCACCTCACCCGGCATCCGCGCGACTGGGAGGTCCTCGTCACCTACGAGCCCAGCGACCTCCACCCCGGCGTGCTGGAGTTCGAGCGCGGGCTCGCCGACGCCGCCGACCCCGTCGCGCTGCGCGTCGCCTACCGCCGCTGCCTGCTCTCCATCGCCGCCCGTGACGTGTGCGGCACCACCGACGTCCCGCAGACCGCCGCCGAACTCGCCGACCTCGCCACCGCCACCCTGCGCGCCGCCCTCGCCATCGCGTCCGCCGCCGCGCCCGAGGACGCCGCGCTCTGCCGGCTCGCCGTGATCGCGATGGGCAAGTGCGGCGGCCACGAACTGAACTACGTCTCGGACGTCGACGTCATCTTCGTCGGCGAGGCCGTCGAGGGCGTCGACGAGGCGAAGGCGGTACCGGCCGCCACCCGGCTCGCCGCGCACCTGATGCGGATCTGCTCCGAGACCACCGTCGAGGGCTCCATCTGGCCCGTCGACGCCAACCTCCGCCCCGAGGGCCGCAACGGACCCCTGGTGCGCACCCTCAGCAGCCACCTCGCGTACTACCAGCGCTGGGCGAAGACCTGGGAGTTCCAGGCCCTGCTCAAGGCCCGCCCGGTCGCCGGCGACCTCGACCTCGGCGCCGAGTACATCGCCGCCGTCGACCCCCTGGTCTGGCAGGCCGCCGAACGCGAGAACTTCGTCGCCGACGTGCAGAAGATGCGCCGCAGGGTCGTCGAGAACATCCCCGTCGCCGAGGTCGACCGCGAGCTGAAACTCGGCCCCGGCGGACTGCGGGACGTCGAATTCGCCGTCCAGATGCTCCAGTTGGTGCACGGCAGGGCCGACCCGACGCTGCGCAGCGGCACCACGCTCGACGCCCTCCAGGCGCTCGCCGCCGGCGGCTACGTGGGGCGGGCCGACGCCGTCCAGCTCGACGACGCCTACCGGTTCCTGCGGTCCATGGAACACCGCATCCAGCTCTACCGGCTGCGCCGCACCCACCTGGTGCCCGAGGACCACGCCGACCAGCGGCGCATAGGGCGCTCGTTGGGGCTGCGCGTCGACCCGGTCGCCGAACTGAACCGCGAGTGGCGGCGGCACGCGGGCGTCGTCCGGCGGCTGCACGAGAAGCTGTTCTACCGCCCGCTGCTCGACGCCGCCGCCCAACTCGCCCCCGGCGAGGTGCGGTTGAGCCCGAAGGCGGCGCGGGAACGGCTCGTCGCGCTCGGCTACGTCGACCCGGCGGCGGCGCTGCGGCACCTGGAGGCGCTGGCCTCGGGCGTCACCCGCAAGGCGGCGATCCAGCGGACCCTGCTGCCGGTGCTGCTCGGCTGGTTCGCGGACTCCGCCGACCCGGACGCCGGACTCCTCAACTTCCGCAAGGTGTCGGACGCGTTGGGCAAGACACCCTGGTACCTGCGGCTGCTGCGGGACGAGGGCGCCGCCGCCGAGAACCTCGCCCGGGTGCTCTCCGCCGGACGGCTCGCCCCCGACCTGCTGATGCGCGCCCCGGAGGCCGTCGCCCTCCTCGGCGACGGCCCGGGAGGCGGCCTGCGCCCGCGCGGGCGGGGCCCGTTGGAGCAGGAGGCGCTCGCGGCGGCGGGCCGCGCCGAGAACGCCGAACAGGGCGTCACCGCGGCCCGCGGGGTGCGGCGCCGGGAGCTGTTCCGCACCGCGGCCCTCGACATCGTCGGCTCCTACGGCACCGACGCCCGGCCGGCCGAGGCGGACCAGGGCGCCCTGGTCGACGTCGTCGGCGCCGCGGTCTCCGACCTGACGGGGGCCACCCTCGCCGGGACCCTGCGCGCGGTGGTGCGGGCCGGCTGGGGCGACACCCTGCCGACCCGCTTCACCATCATCGGCATGGGCCGCTTCGGCGGCCACGAGCTGGGCTACGGCTCCGACGCCGACGTGCTCTTCGTGCACGAGCCGCGCGAGGGCGTCCCCGAGCGGGAGGCGTCCGACGCCGCCAACAGGGTCGTCTCCGAGATGCGCAGGCTGCTCCAGGTCCCCAGCGCCGACCCACCGCTGCTCATCGACGCGGACCTGCGCCCGGAGGGCAAGTCGGGCCCGCTGGTGAGGACGTTGAACTCCTACGCGGCCTACTACCGCCGCTGGTCCCTGGTCTGGGAGGCGCAGGCCCTGCTGCGCGCCGAACCGGTGGCGGGCGACGAGGACCTCGGGCGCCGCTTCGTCGACCTGATCGCCCCGCTGCGCTACCCGGCGGAGGGGCTCGGCGAGGACGCGGTGCGGGAGATCCGCAGGCTGAAGGCGCGCATGGAGTCGGAGCGGCTGCCGCGCGGCACCGACCCCAAGCTCCACACCAAGCTGGGCCCCGGCGGCCTGTCGGACGTCGAGTGGACCGTGCAGCTGATCCAGATGCGGCACGGCTGGGCCGAACCCGGTCTGCGCACCACCAGGACCCGGGAGGCGCTCGCCGCCGCCCGCGCGGCCGGACTGCTGTCCACGGAGGACGCCGAGACCCTGGACGAGGCCTGGGTGCTGGCCACCCGGGTGCGCAACGCGGTGATGCTCGTACGCGGCAGGGCCGGTGACACCTTCCCCACCGACGGGCGTGAACTCGCGGCAGTCGGACGGTACTTGGGGTACGGGTCCGGTCACGTCGGCGACATGCTGGACGCCTACCGCCGCACCGCGCGCCGGGCCCGCACGGTCGTGGAGGAACTGTTCTACGGCGCGTGA
- a CDS encoding alkaline phosphatase family protein, which produces MSGTPVFRRGRTAMASALAFTAAAVGLWTGLGGSPSASAAAGVPTPDHVVVVVFENHAYSQVIGSSSAPYINTLTSGGANLTQAYAETHPSQPNYFALFSGSTQGVTDDSCYTPGFSSAANLASEVIAAGGSWASYNETLPSQGSTTCSSGNYARKHNPWFGFSNVPTSTARTFAQFPTDYTTLPDISFVIPDLCGDMHDCSVSTGDTWLKNKLGAYATWAKTHNSLLVVTFDEDNRLSGNRIPTVLYGQPVTAGSSSATTYNHYDLLRTLEDSQGLGAHAGNAASARDITGIWTS; this is translated from the coding sequence GTGTCCGGCACTCCCGTGTTCCGCCGCGGCCGAACGGCCATGGCGTCCGCGCTCGCCTTCACGGCCGCCGCCGTCGGCCTGTGGACCGGACTCGGCGGCTCCCCGTCCGCGTCCGCCGCGGCCGGCGTACCCACCCCCGATCACGTGGTCGTCGTGGTCTTCGAGAACCACGCCTACAGCCAGGTCATCGGCTCGTCGAGCGCCCCCTACATCAACACCCTCACGTCGGGCGGCGCCAACCTCACCCAGGCGTACGCCGAGACCCACCCGAGCCAGCCCAACTACTTCGCCCTGTTCTCCGGCTCCACCCAGGGCGTCACCGACGACAGCTGCTACACGCCCGGCTTCTCCTCGGCCGCCAACCTCGCCTCCGAGGTGATCGCCGCCGGGGGGAGCTGGGCCAGCTACAACGAGACCCTGCCGAGCCAGGGCTCGACCACGTGCAGCAGCGGCAACTACGCGCGCAAGCACAACCCGTGGTTCGGCTTCAGCAACGTGCCGACCTCCACGGCCCGCACGTTCGCGCAGTTCCCCACCGACTACACCACCCTCCCCGACATCTCCTTCGTCATCCCCGACCTCTGCGGCGACATGCACGACTGCTCGGTGTCGACCGGTGACACCTGGCTGAAGAACAAGCTCGGCGCGTACGCGACCTGGGCGAAGACCCACAACAGCCTCCTCGTCGTCACCTTCGACGAGGACAACCGCCTCAGCGGCAACCGCATCCCGACGGTCCTGTACGGGCAGCCGGTCACCGCGGGATCGTCGAGCGCCACCACGTACAACCACTACGACCTGCTGCGCACCCTGGAGGACAGCCAGGGCCTCGGCGCGCACGCGGGCAACGCGGCGTCCGCGCGGGACATCACCGGGATCTGGACGTCCTGA
- a CDS encoding MFS transporter encodes MYVADSRAGTPASAEHAARPTRAGRRRTALAPTVLALGTVSLVTDVSSEMVTAVLPLYLVAGLGLSPLGFGLLDGVYNGFSALVRLVGGHLADRGGGRHKWVAGLGYGISAACKPLLLLVHTLTPIGLVLAADRTGKGLRTAPRDALISLSSTPETRGRAFGTHRAMDTAGALLGPLAAFLILRATVDGYDAVFTVSFCVAVLGVLILVLFVPATGPEAPPRPAPGSAPAPDRPTLRAALALLRRRDLRRLTVCALLLGLATVSDSFVYLLLQRRLGVPDRWFALLPLGTAAAFLLLALPLGRLADRWGRRRVFLAGHAALLLVYGLLLTSWHGAALPYAVLALHGTFYAATDGVLMAAASDSVPEALRSSGLALVQTGQALARFACSLAFGAAWTWWGDRTALTLSTAALALCATYALTALGPARQPGS; translated from the coding sequence ATGTACGTAGCGGACAGCCGGGCGGGAACGCCGGCGTCCGCGGAGCACGCCGCCCGGCCCACCCGCGCCGGGCGGCGGCGCACCGCGCTCGCCCCCACCGTCCTCGCCCTCGGCACGGTCAGCCTGGTCACCGACGTCTCGTCCGAGATGGTCACGGCGGTGCTGCCGCTGTACCTGGTGGCGGGCCTCGGCCTGTCCCCGCTGGGCTTCGGGCTCCTGGACGGCGTCTACAACGGCTTCTCGGCGCTGGTCAGACTGGTCGGAGGGCATCTGGCCGACCGGGGCGGCGGCCGGCACAAGTGGGTGGCCGGCCTCGGCTACGGCATCTCGGCGGCCTGCAAACCGTTGCTGCTGCTCGTCCACACGCTCACCCCGATCGGCCTGGTCCTGGCGGCCGACCGCACCGGCAAGGGGCTGCGCACCGCGCCGAGGGACGCGCTGATCTCGCTGTCCAGCACGCCGGAGACCCGGGGCCGCGCCTTCGGGACGCACCGCGCGATGGACACGGCGGGCGCGCTGCTCGGCCCGCTCGCCGCGTTCCTGATCCTGCGGGCGACGGTGGACGGCTACGACGCCGTGTTCACGGTGAGCTTCTGCGTGGCGGTCCTCGGCGTCCTGATCCTGGTCCTGTTCGTACCGGCGACCGGGCCCGAGGCACCACCCCGCCCCGCGCCCGGGTCGGCTCCCGCTCCCGACCGCCCCACCCTCCGGGCGGCCCTCGCCCTGCTGCGCCGCCGCGACCTGCGCCGCCTCACGGTCTGCGCGCTGCTGCTGGGACTCGCCACGGTCAGCGACTCCTTCGTCTACCTGCTCCTCCAGCGCCGGCTCGGCGTCCCCGACCGCTGGTTCGCGCTGCTCCCGCTGGGCACGGCCGCCGCGTTCCTGCTGCTCGCGCTGCCGCTCGGCCGGCTCGCGGACCGCTGGGGCCGGCGCCGGGTCTTCCTCGCGGGCCACGCGGCCCTGCTGCTGGTGTACGGGCTGCTGCTGACGTCGTGGCACGGCGCCGCGCTGCCGTACGCGGTGCTGGCGCTGCACGGCACGTTCTACGCGGCGACCGACGGGGTGCTGATGGCGGCGGCCTCCGACAGCGTGCCCGAGGCGCTGCGCTCGTCGGGCCTCGCGCTGGTGCAGACCGGCCAGGCGCTGGCCCGTTTCGCCTGCTCACTGGCGTTCGGCGCGGCCTGGACGTGGTGGGGCGACCGGACGGCGCTGACGCTGTCCACGGCGGCGCTCGCACTCTGCGCGACGTACGCCCTCACCGCGCTGGGCCCGGCCCGGCAGCCCGGGTCATGA
- a CDS encoding TolB family protein — translation MTLTLRSRVLILTAALAALTAIALAAVVHASARAERRDRVQSGGPQVTPGPVTLDSPGALVFRNLAWGPHRDELTTVPAAAPAGPRTASGVKCLRFHAAAGTGVCLQAVHGPVSDSYRALILDTRLKERARYDVPGIPSRARVSPTGHYAAWTAFVGGDSYAGANFSTRTALVDVRSGRLTPSLEAFRVVKDGRAYHAADVNFWGVTFASDDRTFYATLATKGRTHLVRGDLRTRTLTTLHANVECPSLSPDGSRVAYKKRVPGLPEDAPWRLYVLDLTTMRETPLAEPRSVDDQATWKDERTLVYALPGDYGADLYEVPADGTGTPRRVTTAAVSPAYPR, via the coding sequence ATGACCCTCACGCTCCGCTCCCGTGTCCTGATCCTGACGGCGGCGCTGGCCGCGCTCACGGCGATCGCGCTGGCGGCCGTGGTGCACGCGTCGGCGCGGGCGGAGCGGCGCGACCGGGTCCAGTCGGGCGGCCCGCAGGTGACACCGGGCCCGGTCACGCTGGATTCCCCCGGCGCCCTCGTCTTCCGCAACCTGGCGTGGGGCCCGCACCGCGACGAGCTGACGACGGTCCCGGCCGCCGCGCCCGCCGGTCCGCGCACCGCGTCGGGCGTGAAGTGCCTGCGCTTCCACGCGGCGGCGGGCACCGGGGTCTGCCTCCAGGCGGTCCACGGACCGGTCTCGGACAGCTACCGCGCCCTGATCCTGGACACGCGCCTCAAGGAACGCGCGCGCTACGACGTGCCGGGCATCCCGTCCAGGGCCCGGGTCTCCCCCACCGGCCACTACGCGGCGTGGACGGCGTTCGTGGGCGGTGACTCGTACGCGGGTGCGAACTTCTCCACGCGCACCGCGCTGGTCGACGTCCGCTCGGGCCGCCTCACGCCGTCCCTCGAGGCGTTCCGCGTCGTCAAGGACGGCCGCGCCTACCACGCGGCGGACGTCAACTTCTGGGGCGTGACGTTCGCGTCGGACGACCGCACCTTCTACGCGACGCTGGCCACCAAGGGCCGCACCCATCTGGTCAGGGGCGATCTGCGCACCCGCACCCTGACCACCCTGCACGCGAACGTGGAGTGCCCGTCCCTCTCCCCCGACGGCAGCAGGGTCGCGTACAAGAAACGCGTGCCCGGCCTCCCGGAGGACGCGCCCTGGCGCCTGTACGTCCTCGACCTCACCACGATGCGCGAGACGCCCCTGGCGGAGCCCCGCAGCGTCGACGACCAGGCGACCTGGAAGGACGAGCGCACTCTGGTCTACGCCCTGCCGGGCGACTACGGGGCCGACCTGTACGAGGTCCCGGCGGACGGCACGGGAACACCGCGACGCGTCACCACCGCGGCGGTGTCCCCCGCGTACCCGCGCTGA
- the glnA gene encoding type I glutamate--ammonia ligase has product MDKQQEFVLRTLEERDIRFVRLWFTDVLGFLKSVAVAPAELEQAFDEGIGFDGSAIEGFARVYESDMIAKPDPSTFQILPWRAEAPGTARMFCDILMPDGSPSFADPRYVLKRALTRGSDLGFTFYTHPEIEFFLLKDRPLDGSRPTPADNSGYFDHTPQNIGMDFRRQAITMLESMGISVEFSHHEGAPGQQEIDLRYADALSTADNIMTFRLVMKQVALEQGVQATFMPKPFSEHPGSGMHTHLSLFEGDRNAFYESGSEYQLSKVGRSFIAGLLRHAAEISAVTNQWVNSYKRIWGGSERTAGAGGEAPSYICWGHNNRSALVRVPMYKPGKTGSARVEVRSLDSGANPYLSYAVLLAAGLKGIEEGYELPPGAEDDVWALSDAERRAMGIEPLPQNLGEALTLMERSDLVAETLGEHVFDFFLRNKKSEWEEYRSEVTAFELRKNLPVL; this is encoded by the coding sequence ATGGACAAGCAGCAGGAGTTCGTGCTCCGGACCTTGGAGGAACGCGACATCCGGTTCGTACGTCTGTGGTTCACGGACGTGCTGGGCTTCCTCAAGTCCGTAGCGGTGGCCCCGGCCGAGCTGGAACAGGCCTTCGACGAGGGGATCGGCTTCGACGGCTCGGCGATCGAGGGCTTCGCCCGGGTCTACGAGTCCGACATGATCGCCAAGCCGGACCCGTCCACCTTCCAGATCCTGCCCTGGCGCGCCGAGGCACCCGGCACCGCCCGGATGTTCTGCGACATCCTCATGCCGGACGGCTCGCCGTCCTTCGCCGACCCCCGCTACGTCCTCAAGCGGGCCCTCACCCGCGGCTCCGACCTCGGCTTCACCTTCTACACCCACCCCGAGATCGAGTTCTTCCTGCTGAAGGACCGCCCGCTGGACGGCTCCCGGCCCACCCCGGCCGACAACTCCGGCTACTTCGACCACACCCCGCAGAACATCGGCATGGACTTCCGCCGCCAGGCGATCACCATGCTGGAGTCGATGGGCATCTCGGTCGAGTTCTCCCACCACGAGGGCGCCCCCGGCCAGCAGGAGATCGACCTGCGGTACGCCGACGCGCTCTCCACCGCCGACAACATCATGACGTTCCGCCTGGTCATGAAGCAGGTGGCGCTGGAGCAGGGCGTACAGGCCACCTTCATGCCGAAGCCGTTCTCCGAGCACCCCGGCAGCGGCATGCACACCCACCTCTCCCTCTTCGAGGGCGACCGCAACGCGTTCTACGAGTCGGGCTCCGAGTACCAGCTCTCCAAGGTCGGCCGCTCCTTCATCGCCGGCCTGCTGCGGCACGCGGCGGAGATCTCCGCGGTCACCAACCAGTGGGTCAACTCCTACAAGCGCATCTGGGGCGGCTCGGAGCGCACGGCGGGCGCCGGCGGCGAGGCCCCCTCGTACATCTGCTGGGGCCACAACAACCGCAGCGCCCTGGTCCGGGTCCCGATGTACAAGCCCGGCAAGACCGGCTCGGCCCGCGTCGAGGTCCGCTCCCTCGACTCCGGCGCCAACCCGTACCTGTCCTACGCGGTGCTGCTGGCCGCGGGGCTCAAGGGCATCGAGGAGGGCTACGAGCTTCCGCCCGGCGCCGAGGACGACGTCTGGGCCCTATCGGACGCCGAACGCCGCGCGATGGGCATCGAACCCCTCCCGCAGAACCTCGGCGAGGCCCTCACCCTGATGGAGCGCAGCGACCTGGTCGCGGAGACCCTGGGCGAGCACGTTTTCGACTTCTTCCTGCGCAACAAGAAGAGCGAGTGGGAGGAGTACCGCAGCGAGGTCACGGCGTTCGAGCTGCGGAAGAACCTGCCGGTGCTGTAG